One stretch of Punica granatum isolate Tunisia-2019 chromosome 5, ASM765513v2, whole genome shotgun sequence DNA includes these proteins:
- the LOC116207730 gene encoding E3 ubiquitin-protein ligase BRE1-like 1 isoform X2, protein MMGSTGDADRKRRHVSSTSPTAVAKKQPFLPISEDKKLDTGLVVYKNQKLMETVETNKIELAAREKEYKMLQEKLVERTATVESVKRSWKELINRLESSSIARAASINEIGKCTSSLNDGPSSPEDALHSRLKETGATESSSFNNCVSNIEEHHDTAMEKSRLLHGIELTIEDLRHYKEKVHAAVLKQIPEDGTRLCSSRKKTSNDLAREVKNFRLLIDDLHMKHRPLVRELQCLRDADAQNKAEIRRLKGELESVMVALEETNKKLAPLKAEHDATKGTSFPPFNFGNKNLFGEKVRDKQRDLGDVESILRELQDQASSRLEEVRILHEERIKIFQQLSTFQNKLKNVRFITSSQPWLLLRDHLEKSKLEVIRYQTLYDKLQMEKENLAWREMELSIKNDMVDVYRRCSVVADSRMTDLGMEIQKQSDERKMIEVRMAEASKEPGRQEIITDFKALLSTFPEEMQTMQSQLSKYKEDAVDIHSLRAEVQALSSILNRKVEECKTLLRRSADQVAEIRKLKAMVEDIKQSDMELNLFLDMYRRESIDSRDVAEAKDLEYKAWARVQSLKSSLDEHSLELRVKTAIEAEATSQQRLAAAEAEIAELRQKLEASKREMSRLTGALKSKIEENEAYLSEIESIGQAYDDMQSQNQQLLQQITERDDYNIKLVLEGVKARQIRDSLLMERQTLEKQIQQATASIDFFNMKVGRMEDQLQINSEKVQKLGEDRMHNSYSLDNTQKRLSEVRKISQQVGGSLGELESQVEDDRGTFAEQRIELERESYKKKRVEEELEAVKRKVALLQAEKEGSVVQKLQQELKQYKEIVKCSICLERPKEVVITKCYHLFCNTCIQRIIETRHRKCPFCAASFGPNDVKPVYI, encoded by the exons ATGATGGGGAGCACCGGTGACGCCGACCGGAAACGGCGCCATGTTAGCTCGACATCGCCCACGGCTGTTGCAAAGAAGCAGCCCTTCTTGCCCATCTCCGAGGACAAGAAG CTTGATACTGGTCTCGTGGTTTATAAGAACCAGAAGCTTATGGAGACGGTAGAAACCAATAAGATTGAGCTTGCTGCTCGTGAGAAGGAATACAAAATGCTGCAAGAGAAGTTGGTTGAGCGTACTGCAACAGTAGAATCGGTTAAAAGGTCTTGGAAAGAG CTGATTAACCGATTGGAGTCTTCTTCCATTGCGAGAGCAGCAAGCATCAATGAGATAGGCAAATGTACATCGAGTCTTAATG ATGGTCCATCTTCCCCAGAGGATGCTCTTCATAGTCGCCTGAAAGAAACTGGTGCAACTGAAAGTTCCTCGTTTAATAACTGTGTGAGTAACATTGAGGAACATCATGATACAGCCATGGAAAAGAGTCGCCTGTTACATGGTATAGAGTTGACCATTGAGGACCTTAGGCATTACAAGGAAAAAGTACATGCTGCCGTTCTGAAGCAGATTCCAGAAGATGGTACCCGCTtat GTTCATCTAGGAAAAAGACTTCTAATGATTTGGCAAGAGAAGTAAAGAACTTCAGATTGTTGATCGATGATCTTCATATGAAGCATAGGCCTTTGGTGAGGGAGTTACAGTGCCTGCGAGATGCTGATGCACAAAATAAGGCTGAGATTAGACGTCTAAAGG GTGAACTGGAGAGTGTAATGGTGGCATTGGAAGAGACAAACAAAAAATTAGCACCTCTTAAAGCAGAACATGATGCAACTAAAGGCACATCTTTCCCTCCTTTTAACTTTGGGAATAAGAACCTTTTCGGTGAGAAGGTTAGGGATAAACAGAGGGACCTTGGAGATGTCGAGTCAATTCTCAGAGAGCTACAG GACCAAGCTTCCTCTCGACTGGAAGAAGTTAGAATTCTCCATGAAGAACGCATTAAGATATTTCAGCAGCTATCAACATTTCAG AACAAGTTGAAGAATGTGAGGTTCATAACCTCGTCTCAGCCGTGGCTCCTCTTAAGAGATCATCTAGAGAAATCGAAATTGGAAGTTATCCGCTACCAGACTTTATATGATAAACTACAG ATGGAGAAAGAGAATCTTGCATGGAGGGAAATGGAGTTGAGCATAAAAAATGACATGGTCGATGTCTACAGAAGATGTTCTGTAGTTGCTGATTCTAGGATGACTGATCTGGGAATGGAAATACAGAAACAAAGCGATGAAAGAAAGATGATTGAAGTAAGAATGGCAGAAGCATCGAAGGAGCCGG GAAGACAGGAAATAATAACAGATTTCAAAGCCTTGCTATCTACGTTTCCGGAGGAGATGCAAACCATGCAAAGTCAATTGAGCAAGTACAAAGAGGATGCTGTGGATATCCATTCTTTGAGAGCTGAAGTGCAGGCTCTTTCCAGCATTCTCAATAGGAAG GTCGAGGAGTGCAAAACTTTATTGAGAAGGTCTGCTGACCAGGTTGCTGAAATAAGAAAGTTAAAAGCTATG GTCGAAGATATAAAGCAAAGTGATATGGAGTTGAATCTATTTTTGGATATGTATAGACGAGAATCTATTGATTCTAG GGATGTGGCTGAGGCCAAAGATTTGGAGTACAAGGCATGGGCTCGTGTGCAGAGTTTGAAATCCTCTTTAGATGAGCACAGCTTAGAACTAAGGGTGAAGACTGCAATTGAAGCTGAGGCAACTTCACAGCAGAGGCTTGCTGCTGCAGAAGCTGAAATTGCAGAACTGAGACAGAAATTAGAAGCTTCTAAAAG gGAGATGTCTAGGCTTACTGGTGCCTTGAAGTCAAAAATTGAAGAGAATGAGGCCTATTTATCAGAGATCGAG TCAATTGGACAGGCATATGATGACATGCAATCCCAAAACCAGCAACTGTTGCAGCAGATTACAGAGAGAGATGATTACAACATTAAG CTTGTTTTAGAGGGTGTCAAAGCCCGACAAATACGAGATTCTCTGCTCATGGAGAGACAGACACTAGAGAAGCAGATTCAGCAGGCCACTGCCTCTATCGACTTTTTCAACATGAAGGTCGGTAGAATGGAAGATCAG TTGCAAATCAACTCTGAAAAGGTTCAGAAACTTGGAGAAGATCGGATGCACAATTCCTATAGTCTGGACAATACCCAGAAGAGATTGTCTGAAGTGAGGAAAATATCTCAGCAAGTAGGGGGTTCACTCGGGGAATTGGAGTCCCAAGTGGAGGACGACCGAGGGACCTTTGCAGAGCAACGGATAGAGCTTGAAAGGGAAAG CtacaagaagaaaagagtAGAGGAAGAACTGGAAGCTGTTAAGAGAAAGGTTGCACTTCTTCAGGCAGAGAAGGAGGGTTCAGTTGTGCAAAAGCTTCAGCAGGAACTTAAGCAATATAAGGAGATAGTAAAGTGCAGCATCTGTCTCGAGCGGCCAAAAGAG GTCGTTATCACAAAATGCTATCACTTATTCTGCAACACCTGCATTCAGAGGATAATAGAAACCCGCCACAGAAAATGTCCATTTTGTGCTGCAAGCTTTGGGCCCAATGATGTGAAGCCTGTCTACATCTGA